In Cololabis saira isolate AMF1-May2022 chromosome 10, fColSai1.1, whole genome shotgun sequence, a single window of DNA contains:
- the LOC133452488 gene encoding arylsulfatase I-like isoform X2 produces MMQAAAAALTVLGLLLSLDFLSAQPSQPDLTTRQNDSAARGDEAAHKSPPHIIFILIDDQGFNDIGYHNPTIKTPTLDKLAAEGVKLENYYVQPICTPSRSQLITGRYQIHTGLQHSIIRPSQPSCLPSNMDTLPERLREAGYTTHMVGKWHLGFYRKECLPTRKGFDTFFGSLTGSVDYYRYGSCDGPGVCGYDLHDDEEVAWGYEGKYSTTLYTQRARKILESHDPAKRPLFLLLSLQAVHTPLQPPKSYIYPYRDMANVARRKFAAMVSTVDEAVRNVTYALRKYGYYRNSVIVYSTDNGAQPFTGGSNWPLRGRKGTYWEGGVRGVAFVHSPLLRRRRRVSRDLLHITDWFPTLVGLAGGNISQSRGLDGFDVWPTLSEGRESPRQEILHNIDPLHRPPSSGGPGAEKSAVSTSKGAAFKKPKKKKKKKKKKKKKVLRQKQNEKSTFRLKATKTSLTLSHHAVAPEKSRPFKQKLKPVLKPKPETRVRSHRQPRIHHGSRVQSSGYPSAWETSRPQTQPRLKSKRTASREESFSPSGLPPRSEPSPFRYGNLSGTERPGSRPTADSLLRSTAPPVWDASVQAAIRVGDWKLLTGDPGHGDWVPLQMLPTLPGRWWNLERTAPPPHKSSAHKNIWLFNITGDPFERQDLAERRPEVVRRLLARLAHYNRTAVPVYFPPDDPRAHPDHHGGAWVPWVGQDEEEDGKYQGVYKTGKSGKKKKKKNKCRLCKLKSFFLKLNTGMMSNRI; encoded by the exons ATGATGCAGGCGGCGGCCGCAGCGCTGACCGTGCTCGGCCTGCTGCTCAGCCTGGACTTCCTGTCGGCCCAGCCGTCCCAACCCGACCTGACGACGCGGCAGAATGACAGCGCCGCCCGCGGCGACGAGGCGGCGCACAAGAGCCCGCCGCACATCATATTCATCCTCATTGACGACCAG GGCTTCAACGACATCGGCTACCACAACCCGACCATCAAGACCCCGACTCTGGACAAACTGGCGGCGGAGGGGGTGAAACTGGAGAACTACTACGTCCAGCCCATCTGCACTCCCTCACGCAGCCAGCTCATCACCGGCAG ATATCAGATCCACACGGGGTTGCAGCACTCCATCATCAGACCCAGCCAGCCCAGCTGTCTGCCCTCCAACATGGACACTCTGCCGGAGAGGCTGCGTGAGGCGGGTTACACCACACACATGGTGGGGAAGTGGCACCTGGGCTTCTACAG GAAAGAATGTCTGCCAACAAGAAAAGGTTTTGACACGTTCTTCGGTTCCTTGACAGGAAGTGTAGATTACTACAG GTACGGGTCCTGCGATGGCCCGGGAGTGTGCGGCTACGATCTCCACGACGACGAGGAGGTGGCGTGGGGCTACGAGGGGAAGTACAGCACCACGCTGTACACGCAGAGAGCTCGCAAGATCCTGGAGAGCCACGACCCGGCCAAGCGGCCGCTCTTCCTGCTGCTGTCCCTGCAG GCGGTGCACACCCCCCTGCAGCCCCCCAAGTCCTACATCTACCCCTACAGGGACATGGCCAACGTCGCCCGCAGGAAGTTTGCCGCCATGGTCTCCACGGTGGACGAGGCGGTGCGGAACGTCACCTACGCCCTCCGGAAGTACGGCTACTACAGGAACAGCGTGATCGTCTACTCCACCGACAACGGCGCCCAGCCCTTCACCGGCGGGAGCAACTGGCCGCTGCGGGGCAGAAAG GGAACGTATTGGGAAGGCGGAGTCCGAGGAGTGGCGTTCGTGCACAGTCCTCTGCTGAGACGCAGGAGACGGGTGTCCAGGGACCTCCTCCACATCACGGACTGGTTCCCCACGCTGGTGGGACTCGCAGGCGGGAACATCAGCCAG AGCCGGGGACTGGACGGGTTCGACGTCTGGCCCACCCTCAGCGAGGGGAGGGAGTCGCCCCGTCAGGAGATCCTTCACAACATCGACCCGCTCCACCGACCCCCGAGCTCAGGTGGCCCCGGAGCAGAGAAGTCCGCAG TGAGCACCTCTAAAGGAGCAGCATTTAAGaaaccaaagaagaagaagaagaagaagaagaaaaagaagaagaaggtcCTGAGGCAGAAGCAGAATGAAAAGTCTACGTTTAGGTTGAAGGCCACCAAGACGTCCCTGACGCTCTCCCATCACGCCGTGGCCCCAGAGAAGTCCAGGCCCTTCAAACAGAAGCTGAAGCCCGTCCTGAAACCCAAACCCGAGACCCGGGTCCGCTCGCACCGGCAGCCCCGGATCCACCACGGGTCCCGGGTCCAGTCCAGCGGCTATCCCTCGGCCTGGGAGACGTCTCGGCCTCAGACGCAGCCGAGGCTCAAGTCCAAGAGGACGGCGTCCCGGGAGGAGAGCTTTTCCCCGTCGGGACTTCCTCCGAGGTCCGAGCCCAGTCCGTTCCGGTACGGGAACCTGTCGGGGACCGAGCGGCCCGGGTCCCGGCCCACCGCAGACTCCCTGCTCCGGTCCACCGCCCCCCCGGTGTGGGACGCGTCGGTGCAGGCCGCCATCCGGGTGGGAGACTGGAAGCTGCTGACCGGAGACCCGGGTCACGGGGACTGGGTCCCGCTGCAG ATGCTGCCCACCCTGCCGGGTCGCTGGTGGAACCTGGAGCGCACCGCGCCGCCTCCCCACAAGTCCTCGGCCCACAAGAACATCTGGCTGTTCAACATCACGGGCGACCCGTTCGAGCGGCAGGACCTGGCGGAGCGGAGGCCCGAGGTGGTGCGGCGGCTGCTGGCGCGGCTCGCCCACTACAACCGGACGGCCGTGCCGGTCTACTTTCCCCCCGACGACCCCAGGGCCCACCCCGACCACCACGGCGGGGCCTGGGTCCCCTGGGTGGGccaggacgaggaggaggacgggAAGTACCAGGGGGTGTACAAGACGGGCAAGAGcggcaagaagaagaagaagaagaataagtgCCGACTGTGCAAGCTCAAGTCCTTCTTCCTGAAACTGAACACGGGGATGATGTCCAACCGCATCTGA
- the LOC133452488 gene encoding arylsulfatase I-like isoform X1 produces MTCAVMMQAAAAALTVLGLLLSLDFLSAQPSQPDLTTRQNDSAARGDEAAHKSPPHIIFILIDDQGFNDIGYHNPTIKTPTLDKLAAEGVKLENYYVQPICTPSRSQLITGRYQIHTGLQHSIIRPSQPSCLPSNMDTLPERLREAGYTTHMVGKWHLGFYRKECLPTRKGFDTFFGSLTGSVDYYRYGSCDGPGVCGYDLHDDEEVAWGYEGKYSTTLYTQRARKILESHDPAKRPLFLLLSLQAVHTPLQPPKSYIYPYRDMANVARRKFAAMVSTVDEAVRNVTYALRKYGYYRNSVIVYSTDNGAQPFTGGSNWPLRGRKGTYWEGGVRGVAFVHSPLLRRRRRVSRDLLHITDWFPTLVGLAGGNISQSRGLDGFDVWPTLSEGRESPRQEILHNIDPLHRPPSSGGPGAEKSAVSTSKGAAFKKPKKKKKKKKKKKKKVLRQKQNEKSTFRLKATKTSLTLSHHAVAPEKSRPFKQKLKPVLKPKPETRVRSHRQPRIHHGSRVQSSGYPSAWETSRPQTQPRLKSKRTASREESFSPSGLPPRSEPSPFRYGNLSGTERPGSRPTADSLLRSTAPPVWDASVQAAIRVGDWKLLTGDPGHGDWVPLQMLPTLPGRWWNLERTAPPPHKSSAHKNIWLFNITGDPFERQDLAERRPEVVRRLLARLAHYNRTAVPVYFPPDDPRAHPDHHGGAWVPWVGQDEEEDGKYQGVYKTGKSGKKKKKKNKCRLCKLKSFFLKLNTGMMSNRI; encoded by the exons AT GACGTGTGCGGTGATGATGCAGGCGGCGGCCGCAGCGCTGACCGTGCTCGGCCTGCTGCTCAGCCTGGACTTCCTGTCGGCCCAGCCGTCCCAACCCGACCTGACGACGCGGCAGAATGACAGCGCCGCCCGCGGCGACGAGGCGGCGCACAAGAGCCCGCCGCACATCATATTCATCCTCATTGACGACCAG GGCTTCAACGACATCGGCTACCACAACCCGACCATCAAGACCCCGACTCTGGACAAACTGGCGGCGGAGGGGGTGAAACTGGAGAACTACTACGTCCAGCCCATCTGCACTCCCTCACGCAGCCAGCTCATCACCGGCAG ATATCAGATCCACACGGGGTTGCAGCACTCCATCATCAGACCCAGCCAGCCCAGCTGTCTGCCCTCCAACATGGACACTCTGCCGGAGAGGCTGCGTGAGGCGGGTTACACCACACACATGGTGGGGAAGTGGCACCTGGGCTTCTACAG GAAAGAATGTCTGCCAACAAGAAAAGGTTTTGACACGTTCTTCGGTTCCTTGACAGGAAGTGTAGATTACTACAG GTACGGGTCCTGCGATGGCCCGGGAGTGTGCGGCTACGATCTCCACGACGACGAGGAGGTGGCGTGGGGCTACGAGGGGAAGTACAGCACCACGCTGTACACGCAGAGAGCTCGCAAGATCCTGGAGAGCCACGACCCGGCCAAGCGGCCGCTCTTCCTGCTGCTGTCCCTGCAG GCGGTGCACACCCCCCTGCAGCCCCCCAAGTCCTACATCTACCCCTACAGGGACATGGCCAACGTCGCCCGCAGGAAGTTTGCCGCCATGGTCTCCACGGTGGACGAGGCGGTGCGGAACGTCACCTACGCCCTCCGGAAGTACGGCTACTACAGGAACAGCGTGATCGTCTACTCCACCGACAACGGCGCCCAGCCCTTCACCGGCGGGAGCAACTGGCCGCTGCGGGGCAGAAAG GGAACGTATTGGGAAGGCGGAGTCCGAGGAGTGGCGTTCGTGCACAGTCCTCTGCTGAGACGCAGGAGACGGGTGTCCAGGGACCTCCTCCACATCACGGACTGGTTCCCCACGCTGGTGGGACTCGCAGGCGGGAACATCAGCCAG AGCCGGGGACTGGACGGGTTCGACGTCTGGCCCACCCTCAGCGAGGGGAGGGAGTCGCCCCGTCAGGAGATCCTTCACAACATCGACCCGCTCCACCGACCCCCGAGCTCAGGTGGCCCCGGAGCAGAGAAGTCCGCAG TGAGCACCTCTAAAGGAGCAGCATTTAAGaaaccaaagaagaagaagaagaagaagaagaaaaagaagaagaaggtcCTGAGGCAGAAGCAGAATGAAAAGTCTACGTTTAGGTTGAAGGCCACCAAGACGTCCCTGACGCTCTCCCATCACGCCGTGGCCCCAGAGAAGTCCAGGCCCTTCAAACAGAAGCTGAAGCCCGTCCTGAAACCCAAACCCGAGACCCGGGTCCGCTCGCACCGGCAGCCCCGGATCCACCACGGGTCCCGGGTCCAGTCCAGCGGCTATCCCTCGGCCTGGGAGACGTCTCGGCCTCAGACGCAGCCGAGGCTCAAGTCCAAGAGGACGGCGTCCCGGGAGGAGAGCTTTTCCCCGTCGGGACTTCCTCCGAGGTCCGAGCCCAGTCCGTTCCGGTACGGGAACCTGTCGGGGACCGAGCGGCCCGGGTCCCGGCCCACCGCAGACTCCCTGCTCCGGTCCACCGCCCCCCCGGTGTGGGACGCGTCGGTGCAGGCCGCCATCCGGGTGGGAGACTGGAAGCTGCTGACCGGAGACCCGGGTCACGGGGACTGGGTCCCGCTGCAG ATGCTGCCCACCCTGCCGGGTCGCTGGTGGAACCTGGAGCGCACCGCGCCGCCTCCCCACAAGTCCTCGGCCCACAAGAACATCTGGCTGTTCAACATCACGGGCGACCCGTTCGAGCGGCAGGACCTGGCGGAGCGGAGGCCCGAGGTGGTGCGGCGGCTGCTGGCGCGGCTCGCCCACTACAACCGGACGGCCGTGCCGGTCTACTTTCCCCCCGACGACCCCAGGGCCCACCCCGACCACCACGGCGGGGCCTGGGTCCCCTGGGTGGGccaggacgaggaggaggacgggAAGTACCAGGGGGTGTACAAGACGGGCAAGAGcggcaagaagaagaagaagaagaataagtgCCGACTGTGCAAGCTCAAGTCCTTCTTCCTGAAACTGAACACGGGGATGATGTCCAACCGCATCTGA